Proteins encoded by one window of Cannabis sativa cultivar Pink pepper isolate KNU-18-1 chromosome 4, ASM2916894v1, whole genome shotgun sequence:
- the LOC115712211 gene encoding kinesin-like protein KIN-8B, translating into MPSIRAPATKKATTLTVAVKCRPLAEREHGRDIVRVIDEKELLVLDPDLSKCYLERIQNRTKEKKYSFDYAFGPDSTNLDIYMKSISSVISGVVQGLNATVFAYGSTGSGKTYTMVGTKDDPGLMVLSLHRIFDLIQRDKSSDEFEVTCSYLEVYNEVIYDLLEKSSGHLELREDPEQGITVAGLRCIKVHSADRILELLNLGNSRRKTENTEANATSSRSHAVLEITVKRKQRNKYRNQVMRGKLALVDLAGSERASETNNGGQKLRDGANINRSLLALANCINALGKQHKKGLAYVPYRNSKLTRILKDGLSGNSQTVMVATISPADGQYHHTVNTLKYADRAKEIKTHIQKNIGTIDTHVSDYQRMIDSLQIEVCRLKKELAEKDSQLNIKPAEKAVDDELSWLNTLSHQTSENVQERINLQKALFELEETNLRNRTELQHLDDAIAKQQAIEKEGSVVEALRARRQVILDNIRENDEAGVNYQKEIESNEKHRCQLQDMIEEAISNNGNKTYLRILSQYRLLGMTNTELQFEMAMRDQVIHNQREMVRNMWDLLMGLGLDERRILDLAAKRGITIEDWTMTPNLGHLASNQSPDLGFGRISPSGYFDVGHSYSRSSCIFDQYQDSGSRSLPKQCRESPRAFCREERHDYSFLVSHDHSPSAYMRLRKSTEHWVCGRQNSWIGSPDKPSQDLRSSCPEMRVRSVPYRESCISANSGEQQKVGWNNTLSRQGTMVNHLGTARCLFGFSPMEQGSGMLNSNHSFSNTECSNFPQFSNMPSFGTTGAFPFGSSNPMSSGHPQHNFV; encoded by the exons GATATTTATATGAAAAGCATATCTTCTGTGATATCTGGGGTTGTTCAAGGTCTCAATGCAACCGTCTTTGCATATGGTTCAACTGGAAG CGGTAAAACCTACACTATGGTTGGAACCAAAGATGATCCTGGACTTATGGTTCTTAGTCTGCACAGAATTTTTGATTTAATCCAAAGGGATAAGAGTTCTGATGAGTTTGAAGTTACCTGTTCCTATCTTGAAGTCTATAATGAA GTTATCTATGATTTACTTGAAAAGTCATCTGGTCATCTGGAATTGAGGGAGGATCCAGAACAAGGCATAACTGTGGCTGGGCTGAGATGTATCaag GTTCACTCAGCTGATAGGATTCTTGAACTTTTGAACTTGGGGAATAGTCGAAGGAAAACTGAAAACACAGAGGCTAATGCAACATCCTCCCG GTCTCATGCTGTTCTGGAGATAACTGTTAAAAGAAAACAGAGGAACAAGTATCGGAATCAAGTAATGCGGGGAAAACTAGCACTTGTGGATCTTGCTGGCAGTGAAAGAGCTTCTGAAACAAATAACGGAGGCCAGAAATTACGTGATGGAGCTAATATAAACCGTTCGCTTCTTGCATTAGCAAACTGCATCAATGCTTTGGGGAAACAGCACAAGAAAGGCCTTGCTTATGTTCCTTACAGAAATAG CAAACTTACACGAATACTTAAAGATGGTCTTAGTGGTAACTCTCAAACTGTCATGGTTGCTACAATATCCCCTGCAGACGGTCAGTATCACCACACTGTGAATACCTTGAAATATGCTGATCGAGCTAAGGAAATAAAGACACACATACAG AAAAATATTGGTACAATCGATACTCATGTCTCAGACTATCAGAGGATGATTGACAGTCTTCAG ATTGAGGTTTGTCGATTGAAGAAAGAATTAGCTGAAAAAGACTCCCAGCTAAACATCAAACCTGCTGAGAAAGCTGTTGatgatgagctatcctggttaaATACTTTGAGTCATCAGACCAGTGAAAATGTTCAAGAAAGGATAAACTTACAAAAGGCACTATTTGAACTTGAGGAAACCAACCTGCGTAACCGGACAGAACTCCAACATCTTGATGATGCTATTGCGAAGCAACag GCTATTGAAAAGGAAGGATCAGTTGTTGAGGCTCTGAGAGCGAGGAGACAAGTCATTCTAGACAACATCCGTGAAAATGATGAAGCTGGTGTTAACTACCAGAAG GAAATTGAGTCCAACGAGAAGCATCGGTGTCAACTTCAAGATATGATTGAAGAGGCCATTAGTAATAATGGAAATAAAACATACTTGCGGATTCTTAGTCAGTACAGGCTATTG GGAATGACCAATACAGAACTTCAATTTGAAATGGCAATGAGGGATCAAGTCATCCACAATCAAAGGGAAATGGTAAGGAACATGTGGGACTTGCTCATGGGGTTGGGACTTGATGAAAGACGGATATTGGACCTTGCTGCCAAGCGTGGAATAACAATAGAAGATTGGACAATGACACCAAATCTTGGACATTTAGCTAGTAATCAGTCACCTGATTTAGGTTTTGGTAGAATTTCTCCATCTGGATATTTTGACGTAGGCCATTCATATTCTAGATCATCTTGCATATTTGATCAATATCAAGATTCTGGCTCGCGGTCGTTGCCCAAGCAATGTAGGGAATCACCTCGTGCTTTTTGTAGAGAAGAGCGTCATGACTACTCCTTCTTGGTCTCTCATGATCACTCCCCATCGGCATATATGAGACTGAGGAAGAGTACTGAGCATTGGGTTTGTGGCAGGCAAAATTCATGGATCGGCAGTCCTGATAAACCTTCTCAAGATTTGCGAAGCTCATGTCCAGAGATGAGAGTTCGGTCTGTACCTTATCGTGAAAGTTGCATATCTGCTAATTCTGGCGAGCAGCAAAAG GTGGGATGGAATAATACTTTGAGTAGGCAAGGTACGATGGTGAATCACCTCGGCACAGCCCGATGTTTGTTCGGATTTAGCCCAATGGAACAAGGTTCTGGTATGTTGAACTCCAATCATAGTTTCTCAAATACCGAATGCTCAAATTTTCCGCAATTCTCCAACATGCCTAGCTTCGGTACTACAGGGGCATTTCCTTTTGGCTCGAGTAACCCCATGTCCAGTGGTCATCCTCAGCACAATTTTGTATAG
- the LOC115712232 gene encoding COMPASS-like H3K4 histone methylase component WDR5A, translated as MSTESAEPFKPYTLSQTLTGHKRAISAVKFSSNGHLLGSSSADKTLRTYSVNLSDAGAALTPLHDFHGHDQGVSDLAFSSDSRFVVSASDDKTLRLWDLTTGSHVKTLHGHTNYVFCVNFNPQSNMIVSGSFDETVRIWDVKTGKCLKVLPAHSDPVTAVDFNRDGSLIVSSSYDGLCRIWDASTGHCMKTLIDDENPPVSFVKFSPNGKFILVGTLDNALRLWDFSKGKFLKTYTGHTNSKYCTSATFSVTNGKYIVSGSEDNSVYLWELQSRKVVQKLEGHTDTVISVTCHPNENVIASGSLGNDKTVKIWTQSKD; from the exons ATGTCGACGGAGTCAGCGGAACCGTTCAAGCCCTACACCCTCTCCCAAACCCTAACCGGTCACAAGCGAGCTATCTCCGCCGTCAAATTCTCCTCCAATGGCCATCTCCTCGGCTCCTCCTCCGCCGACAAGACCCTTCGTACCTACTCCGTCAATCTCTCTGATGCCGGCGCCGCCCTGACCCCTCTCCATGACTTCCACGGCCACGATCAGGGAGTCTCCGACCTCGCCTTCTCTTCTGACTCCCGCTTCGTTGTGTCTGCCTCCGACGACAAGACCCTCCGCCTCTGGGACCTCACCACAGGGTCTCACGTCAAGACTCTCCACGGTCACACCAACTATGTCTTCTGCGTTAATTTCAATCCTCAGTCCAACATGATCGTTTCTGGTTCGTTCGATGAGACTGTTCGCATATGGGATGTCAAGACCGGGAAGTGCTTGAAGGTCTTGCCTGCCCACTCTGATCCCGTTACCGCCGTTGATTTCAACCGTGATGGGTCCCTCATTGTTTCCAGCAGCTACGACGGGCTTTGTAGGATTTGGGATGCTTCGACTGGGCATTGTATGAAGACTCTAATTGATGATGAAAACCCCCCTGTTTCATTTGTCAAGTTCTCACCCAATGGGAAGTTCATCCTTGTTGGGACTCTGGATAATGCTCTG AGGCTTTGGGACTTCTCAAAGGGCAAATTTTTGAAGACCTACACCGGTCATACTAATTCGAAATACTGCACTTCGGCTACCTTTTCCGTTACAAATGGGAAATATATCGTTAGTGGATCTGAAGACAACAGTGTATACTTGTGGGAGTTACAGAGCAGGAAAGTAGTACAGAAATTGGAAGGTCACACTGATACAGTTATATCAGTAACTTGTCACCCAAATGAGAACGTAATTGCATCGGGTTCACTAGGCAATGACAAGACTGTGAAAATCTGGACTCAGTCCAAAGATTGA
- the LOC133037105 gene encoding secreted RxLR effector protein 161-like, whose protein sequence is MRYLKRTMNLGLHYQRFPAVLEGYSDADWNTLSDDSKATSGYIFSIAGGAVSWKSKKQTILAQSTMESEMIALASASEEAGWLRSLLAEIPLWEKPIPAVLIHCDSTAAIAKVQNRYYNGKK, encoded by the coding sequence ATGAGATACCTTAAGAGAACCATGAACCTTGGATTACACTATCAAAGGTTTCCAGCTGTCCTTGAAGGATACAGTGATGCAGACTGGAACACTTTGTCAGATGACTCCAAAGCTACAAGTGGCTATATTTTTAGCATAGCTGGTGGCGCTGTTTCTTGGAAGTCAAAGAAACAGACTATTTTAGCACAGTCCACCATGGAGTCTGAAATGATAGCACTAGCCTCTGCTAGTGAAGAAGCAGGTTGGCTTAGAAGCCTGCTAGCTGAGATCCCTTTATGGGAAAAACCGATACCAGCTGTGTTGATCCATTGCGATAGTACCGCGGCTATTGCAAAAGTCCAGAACCGTTATTATAATGGTAAGAAATGA
- the LOC133037346 gene encoding uncharacterized protein LOC133037346 → MSWYPPHPNSFMINTDASLIMGQAGYSISAVIRDSEGSLLVAETEFVNGYSSVLLAEASAILLGLRLALSRSILQAQVASDNATIINNIQLKSANKSEWNPIVQNIIHFRDSFQSLDFLFVPRDCNKVANSLAKWSRLTQKSAIWTDCLPNCAAAILIADKPSVA, encoded by the coding sequence ATGTCATGGTATCCTCCTCATCCAAATTCATTTATGATCAATACTGATGCATCTTTGATCATGGGACAGGCTGGTTATAGTATTAGTGCAGTAATTAGAGATTCGGAAGGCTCGTTACTGGTGGCGGAGACAGAATTTGTGAATGGCTACAGTTCAGTTTTGTTGGCTGAAGCATCTGCCATACTGTTAGGCCTTCGGTTGGCCCTCAGCCGGTCCATTCTTCAAGCTCAAGTTGCCTCTGATAATGCAACTATCATCAACAATATCCAGCTGAAGTCGGCCAACAAATCGGAGTGGAATCCAATTGTGCAGAATATTATTCATTTTAGAGATTCTTTTCAGTCTcttgattttttatttgttcCTAGAGACTGTAACAAAGTGGCTAATAGTTTAGCTAAGTGGAGTCGTTTGACTCAAAAGTCTGCTATTTGGACTGATTGTTTACCCAATTGTGCTGCTGCTATATTAATAGCAGATAAGCCTAGTGTTGCTTAA